CATGGTTGCAGGTTTGGTGCGGGAGCTTGCTGACGCGCCTTTGATGCCAGGTGCGGTTTCAATGATTTCTAAATCCACAGTCTGTGGCAATTCCAGCGCCAGCAATTGGCCATCCCAGGTCAGAACCTGCATGTCAGGCATGCCACCTTCAGGAATGAATTGCAGCTCTTCTTCAATCTGATCTTTGGTGAAGATATACGGGGTGTAATCTTCTTTATCCATGAACACGTATTCGTTGCCATCAATGTAAGAGAAATCAACGTAACGGCGGGTCAGGGTAATGGTGTCGACGATATCGTCGCCTTTGAAGCGCTCTTCAACTTTCTGGCCAGTACGGACATCAGAAAAACGCATTTTGTAAA
The nucleotide sequence above comes from Buttiauxella selenatireducens. Encoded proteins:
- the yeiP gene encoding elongation factor P-like protein YeiP, which produces MARANEVKKGMVLNYNGKLLIVKDIDIQAPSARGAATLYKMRFSDVRTGQKVEERFKGDDIVDTITLTRRYVDFSYIDGNEYVFMDKEDYTPYIFTKDQIEEELQFIPEGGMPDMQVLTWDGQLLALELPQTVDLEIIETAPGIKGASASSRTKPATMSTGLVIQVPEYMVTGEKIRIHIAEKRSMGRAD